In Trichoderma asperellum chromosome 1, complete sequence, a single window of DNA contains:
- a CDS encoding uncharacterized protein (EggNog:ENOG41), producing the protein MPMHKGMLPREGFCADVVLKLVRRTVLNPNLLLPLVLLARFTKKGQDLSILHPKAARWLRKLFYLAVARGVGRWLSDKVRNNWVDDKYDWSKEIVLITGGSAGIGACIVKLLDEMKVTVVVLDVQKMTYAASSRVHHFYCDIRSPENLAAVAEKVTSQVGHPSVIINNAGVVRGKTILDATPADVRFTFDVNALAHYWVAQAFLPHIVSQNHGMVVTVASFASWITVPNMVDYAATKAAAMAFHEGLSAELKTRYNAPRVRTVIVHPGATTTELFTGFDQGAPFLMPAQAPESIAEAVVKQILTGRSGQVIQPETGGLLPSLRSQPDWQSFRVRSKAQTGMLNYNGRQVIEDPAAVAAPVASNGSS; encoded by the exons ATGCCGATGCACAAGGGCATGCTCCCTCGTGAAGGTTTTTGTGCCGACGTGGTTCTAAAGCTCGTCCGCAGAACTGTTCTTAACCCGAacctcctgctgcccttggTTCTTCTCGCTCGTTTTACCAAAAAGGGTCAGGACCTCTCGATTCTACACCCCAAAGCGGCACGATGGCTGAGGAAGCTCTTCTACCTCGCGGTGGCGCGTGGAGTCGGCCGTTGGCTCTCAGACAAAGTCCGAAACAATTGGGTCGACGACAAGTATGACTGGTCAAAGGAGATTGTGCTCATCACAGGCGGCTCGGCGGGCATCGGCGCCTGCATAGTGAAACTcttggatgagatgaaagTCACAGTCGTGGTGCTGGATGTTCAGAAGATGACATATGCAGCCT cttcgagAGTCCACCATTTCTATTGCGACATTAGGTCGCCAGAGAacctggctgctgttgctgaaaAGGTAACAAGTCAAGTCGGCCACCCCAgcgtcatcatcaacaacGCCGGTGTCGTCCGCGGCAAGACTATTCTAGATGCCACGCCAGCGGATGTAAGATTCACGTTTGACGTCAATGCCTTAGCCCATTACTGGGTTGCCCAGGCTTTCTTACCGCATATCGTGTCCCAGAATCACGGCATGGTAGTGACGGTGGCATCTTTTGCCTCATGGATTACAGTCCCCAACATGGTAGATTACGCCGCAACcaaggcagcagccatggcattCCATGAGGGTCTTTCAGCTGAGTTGAAGACTCGATACAACGCTCCCAGAGTCCGCACCGTAATAGTCCATCCTGGAGCTACCACCACGGAGCTCTTTACCGGCTTCGATCAGGGGGCACCTTTCTTAATGCCCGCACAAGCGCCTGAATCTATTGCCGAGGCAGTAGTCAAGCAGATCCTGACCGGTCGGAGCGGTCAGGTCATTCAGCCAGAAACTGGAGGGCTACTCCCCTCCTTGAGATCCCAGCCGGACTGGCAATCGTTTCGGGTCCGAAGCAAGGCCCAGACTGGTATGCTGAACTATAACGGGCGGCAGGTCATTGAGGATCCAGCTGCAGTTGCTGCTCCTGTTGCGTCCAACGGCAGCAGTTAG